Part of the Desulfobacteraceae bacterium genome is shown below.
CCGTCGCCGAAGGCGGTGGCACCGATACCGACTTATTCAAGTAGACCAGGTGGCCGATGAACTTGACTGACAAGAACCTGATTCTGGGTGTCAGCGGGGGGATAGCCGCCTACAAGAGCGTTGAGCTGTTGCGGCTGCTCAAAAAACAGGGCGCCCGCGTGCGGGTGGTTATGACCGCCAATGCCGCCTGGTTCGTGGGCCCGGGGACCTTTCAGGCGCTTTCGGAAAATCCCGTCTATCGCGATCTGTTCGGCAGCGGCGACAGTGACGCCGCCATTCGCCACATCGATTGGGCCCAGGAGGCTGACGCCGTCATCGTGGCCCCCGCGACGGCCAACATCATCGGCAAGCTGGCGCACGGGATTGCCGACGATGCCCTCAGCACCTTCATGCTGGCCGTCACCGCCCCGAGGCTGATCTGCCCATCGATGAACACCCACATGTACCAGAGTGCTGCGGTCCAGCGGAATCTGGAAACCCTGCGGGGCGACGGGTTCGGGGTTCTCGACCCGGCCTGCGGGCAACTGGCCTGCGGCACCACCGGGCCGGGCCGGCTGCCCGAGCCGCAAACGATTCTCGACCGCTTTATCCGCTTCCTGACCCCCAAGGACCTGGCGGGCCTGCACGTTCTGGTCACCGCCGGCCCCACCTGGGAGGCCATCGACCCGGTGCGCTTCATCAGCAACCCCTCCTCGGGCAAGATGGGCTTTGCGGTGGCCCGCGCCGCCGAACACCGCGGCGCGCGCGTGACCTTGATCAGCGGTCCCACCACGCTGGCCGAGCCCCTGAACGTCGCCCTGCAGCCGGTGCGTTCGGCCCGCGAGATGGCCGAACGGGTGCTGACCCTGATGGCGGACGCCGACGTGATCGTCAAAACCGCAGCGGTTTCCGACTATCGCCCGGTGGAAACGGCGCCCCAGAAGATCAAGAAGCATCAGGAAACCATGAGTCTTACGCTCACCCGCAACCCGGACATCCTTAAAGCCGTCGGTGAGCGCAAGGGCGGGCGGATCCTCGTCGGCTTCGCGGCCGAGACCGAGGGTCTCGAAGCCAACGCCGCCCAGAAGCTGCGCGCCAAGAACCTCGACATCATCGCCGGCAACCTGATCGGTGCACCCCACTCCGGGTTTCAGGCCGATACCAACCAGGTGACCCTCTTTTTCCGCGACGGCGCCAAAGAGGCCCTGCCCGCCATGACCAAGGAGGCGGTAGCGCACACGCTCCTCGACCGGGTGGCCACTTTGCTGCGAGGCCGGACCGGCCGCCCGGCAAATTAGAAGGTTCCGCAAAAAGCATTTTACCCCGCGGTACGGTGTCTGTCAGAAAGGAGCTTTGCCGGGCATCCCGGTAATAGACCCGGATTTAGAACTCCCATTGGTCTATGTTCATTTTCTTGTGCGGACAAGAAAACGAACCAAAAGAAGCCGCCCGCGTCTCGGGGTCCTCAGGGCTGCCCTGCGCTTCCCGCAGCCGGCGGGCCCTGGGGAACTCGCTTGCGCTCAAACAGCCACAGGGCCTTTTTCGCCGGCTGCTGTGATGCTCGCTCGGCCCGGGACGATGGGACATAAATCGCCGGCCTCAACAAGCGGTTGAGATAAGGCTGCGGTCTTCGAAAAACCCCATACCTGCGTGGA
Proteins encoded:
- the coaBC gene encoding bifunctional phosphopantothenoylcysteine decarboxylase/phosphopantothenate--cysteine ligase CoaBC, with the translated sequence MNLTDKNLILGVSGGIAAYKSVELLRLLKKQGARVRVVMTANAAWFVGPGTFQALSENPVYRDLFGSGDSDAAIRHIDWAQEADAVIVAPATANIIGKLAHGIADDALSTFMLAVTAPRLICPSMNTHMYQSAAVQRNLETLRGDGFGVLDPACGQLACGTTGPGRLPEPQTILDRFIRFLTPKDLAGLHVLVTAGPTWEAIDPVRFISNPSSGKMGFAVARAAEHRGARVTLISGPTTLAEPLNVALQPVRSAREMAERVLTLMADADVIVKTAAVSDYRPVETAPQKIKKHQETMSLTLTRNPDILKAVGERKGGRILVGFAAETEGLEANAAQKLRAKNLDIIAGNLIGAPHSGFQADTNQVTLFFRDGAKEALPAMTKEAVAHTLLDRVATLLRGRTGRPAN